The genomic interval CCGAGAGTAACCCCAACCAACGCTGTTATCCTCCTCTCATGAAGATCGCGACCTGGAATGTCAACGGAATGCGGGCCCGACTCGATTTCGTGCTTCACTGGCTGGCCGCTCGTGAACCCGACGTGGTGGGCCTGCAGGAGTTGAAACTCCAAGACGACCAGTTTCCCCACGACGTCTTCGAGCAAGCCGGGTACCAGGCGGTGACGCACGGCCAGAAGGCCTGGAACGGTGTGGCCATCTTGAGTCGAAAGCCTGCCACACTGGTTCAAGCGGGCCTGCCGGGCCAGGAAGAATTCGGTGCGCGGCTCATCACGGCGGAGGTGGATGGCTTGACGTTCACCACCGTTTACTGCCCGAACGGCAAGAACACCGATCATGACGACTACCCGCGCAAGCTCGTCTGGTTCGACGCCCTGGCCGATCATCTGGGCTCGCCCGCCGGGGCGTCCGTCGTATGCGGTGACTTCAACATCTGCCCGACCGGGCTCGATAGCTGGAACGAGGCGAAATTTGCTGGCGACATCTTTCATACCGATGCCGAGCGGGAGCGCATGGGCCGCTTCGCCGAACAGGGTTGGACGGATCTCTTTCGCGTGCTCCATCCCGACGAACAGGCCTACTCCTGGTGGGACTACCGGGGCGGCTCCTTTCACCGAGGCCACGGTTTGAGGATCGACTTCGTGCTGGGGACGGCAGAGGTGCGCGAGCGGACCCGCGAGGTGATGATCGACAGGGACTACCGCAAGAAGCAGGAGGGCCTGACGGCGTCAGACCACGCTCCGGTCATCGCAGAGCTCGCGTAGGCGCCGTGCCCTGCCTCTTCCTCGAGGCCGGGCCTGCTCTTTGTCACGCGTCGAAGCGTTCGCCCAGGAGTTCCTCGGAGATCTCCCAGAGACGCTTCGCGTTGTCCGTATCCAGTGCGTAGGCCGCCACGCCACCGGATTGCTCCATGTCATTCGAGATGTCGGCGATCCCGCAGTCTTCGAGATACACGGCGCCCGTCTCGGCCAACTCCGGAGCCGT from bacterium carries:
- the xth gene encoding exodeoxyribonuclease III, which produces MKIATWNVNGMRARLDFVLHWLAAREPDVVGLQELKLQDDQFPHDVFEQAGYQAVTHGQKAWNGVAILSRKPATLVQAGLPGQEEFGARLITAEVDGLTFTTVYCPNGKNTDHDDYPRKLVWFDALADHLGSPAGASVVCGDFNICPTGLDSWNEAKFAGDIFHTDAERERMGRFAEQGWTDLFRVLHPDEQAYSWWDYRGGSFHRGHGLRIDFVLGTAEVRERTREVMIDRDYRKKQEGLTASDHAPVIAELA